In Ptychodera flava strain L36383 chromosome 17, AS_Pfla_20210202, whole genome shotgun sequence, one genomic interval encodes:
- the LOC139115694 gene encoding three prime repair exonuclease 2-like — protein MATNSIVRRKVVSLLSRLTSSSAVALGTNSRHRVTGHAQRLQVISTSSASKTERCKPTIMAYSKIKTFVPLVMETTGLPGDDGSLPDVIELALIAVTRDQIESRPLPIGQQPRLTNRLLLCMSPMKTIEDAAKELHKVDGSDLSSFKPMDVDVYNAIKSFLNRLPKPVCLVAHNGNQFHFPILRHELSKVSGDMPEVRAIDSKEFFMQTREEPSYRLRSLADKYLEKQQTWQAEKDAEILMELVFFHLWKNDFTEWADANSKDC, from the exons ACTGACTTCCTCAAGTGCTGTAGCTCTTGGCACGAACTCTCGACACAGGGTCACAGGCCACGCGCAAAGACTACAGGTCATTTCAACCAGCTCTGCCTCGAAGACCGAACGCTGCAAACCGACA ATCATGGCATATTCCAAAATAAAAACCTTCGTTCCCCTTGTAATGGAAACCACCGGTTTGCCCGGCGACGACGGGTCCCTTCCTGACGTCATCGAATTGGCGCTCATTGCCGTAACGAGAGACCAGATTGAAAGTAGGCCACTTCCTATTGGCCAACAACCGAGACTAACGAACCGTCTCTTGCTGTGCATGTCCCCCATGAAGACCATCGAAGACGCTGCAAAAGAGCTCCACAAGGTGGACGGATCAGACCTATCGTCCTTTAAGCCTATGGATGTAGACGTGTACAATGCAATCAAGTCATTTCTGAACCGCCTTCCAAAGCCTGTCTGCCTTGTGGCACACAACGGTAATCAGTTCCACTTCCCTATTTTGCGTCATGAATTGTCTAAGGTGTCAGGTGACATGCCCGAAGTCAGAGCCATCGATTCCAAGGAGTTTTTCATGCAGACGAGAGAAGAACCGTCTTACAGGCTGCGAAGCCTCGCTGACAAGTATCTTGAAAAACAGCAAACTTGGCAGGCTGAAAAAGATGCAGAAATATTGATGGAGCTGGTATTTTTTCATCTGTGGAAGAACGATTTCACTGAATGGGCCGATGCAAATTCAAAAGATTGTTAG